In Aquimarina sp. TRL1, a single window of DNA contains:
- a CDS encoding DUF1330 domain-containing protein, with translation MIYLTMMIFVQEGKEDIFHQFEEFAIPLLADYNGKLIYRIRPDKSAYISYQEEIPYEIHFLSFESDTDFKNFTKDKRRKSFLHLKEESIRYSYLVKGNKLS, from the coding sequence ATGATTTACCTAACCATGATGATTTTTGTACAAGAAGGAAAAGAGGATATATTCCATCAGTTCGAAGAGTTTGCCATTCCTCTGTTGGCAGACTATAACGGAAAACTCATCTATCGTATCCGCCCCGACAAAAGTGCATATATTTCTTATCAGGAAGAAATCCCTTATGAAATTCACTTCTTATCCTTCGAATCAGATACAGACTTTAAAAATTTCACAAAAGACAAACGAAGAAAAAGCTTTTTACATCTCAAAGAGGAATCGATTCGTTACAGTTATCTGGTTAAAGGGAATAAACTTTCATAA
- a CDS encoding class I SAM-dependent methyltransferase, whose amino-acid sequence MKDNFSLQSDKYAEFRPKYPVAFFEYLDSICVHRKYAWDCGTGNGQVGYELTKIFDYVFATDISQAQLDNALKTDNIEYSLQAAEKTNFDNQVFDFIIAAQAIHWFDFDKFYSEVYRTAKKHAIFCVVGYGKIKVSPPIDTLINHFYTMIIGQYWDKERQYIDQNYATIPFPFHEIPAPEFENIQYWSLAHLIGYLNTWSAVKHFIRHNNYNPVLKLEMEIQHYWKNNEIKKVTFPILLRIGKINR is encoded by the coding sequence ATGAAAGATAATTTTTCTTTACAATCTGATAAGTATGCAGAATTTCGCCCTAAATACCCTGTTGCTTTTTTTGAATATCTGGATTCAATATGCGTACATCGAAAATACGCATGGGATTGTGGTACCGGAAACGGACAAGTCGGATATGAGTTGACAAAAATATTCGATTATGTTTTTGCTACGGATATTAGCCAAGCACAATTAGACAATGCTTTAAAAACTGACAATATAGAATATTCTCTTCAAGCTGCAGAAAAAACCAATTTTGACAATCAAGTGTTTGATTTTATTATTGCTGCGCAAGCTATTCATTGGTTTGATTTTGACAAGTTTTATTCTGAAGTATATCGAACTGCTAAAAAACACGCTATATTCTGTGTAGTTGGGTATGGCAAAATAAAAGTTTCTCCCCCAATAGATACACTTATCAACCATTTTTATACGATGATTATCGGACAATATTGGGATAAAGAAAGACAATATATTGATCAAAACTATGCGACGATTCCCTTTCCCTTTCATGAAATCCCCGCTCCGGAATTTGAAAATATACAGTATTGGTCATTAGCACACCTGATTGGGTATCTAAATACCTGGTCTGCTGTAAAACATTTTATCAGACATAATAATTACAACCCTGTCCTCAAACTGGAAATGGAAATACAACACTATTGGAAAAATAACGAAATTAAAAAAGTAACATTTCCGATACTTCTAAGAATAGGAAAAATAAACAGATAA